The proteins below are encoded in one region of Mycolicibacterium neworleansense:
- a CDS encoding Rieske 2Fe-2S domain-containing protein, whose translation MTTEHAGIREIDTGALPDRYARGWHCLGPVKNFLDGQPHSVEIFGTKLVVFADSQGELKILDGYCRHMGGDLSQGTIKGDTVACPFHDWRWGGDGKCKLVPYAKRTPRLARTRAWHTDVRGGLLFVWHDHEGNPPSDEVRIPEIPEAASDDWTEWQWNSMLIEGSNCREIIDNVTDMAHFFYIHFGLPTYFKNVFEGHIASQYLHNVGRQDIGGMGTQYGESHLDSEASYFGPSFMINWLHNNYSGYKAESILINCHYPVSQDSFMLQWGVIVEKPKGMDDKTTQKLANAMTDGVSQGFLQDVEIWKHKTRIDNPLLVEEDGAVYQMRRWYQQFYVDVADITPDMTDRFEMEIDTTAANEKWHVEVEENLKLQAEQKSAEKEAAQSS comes from the coding sequence GTGACTACCGAACATGCCGGCATCAGAGAGATTGACACCGGCGCCCTGCCAGACCGCTATGCGCGGGGTTGGCACTGCCTGGGACCGGTCAAGAACTTCCTTGACGGTCAGCCGCACTCTGTCGAGATCTTCGGCACCAAGCTGGTGGTGTTCGCCGACTCCCAGGGCGAGTTGAAGATCCTCGACGGCTACTGCCGGCACATGGGCGGCGACCTGTCACAGGGCACCATCAAGGGCGACACCGTGGCCTGCCCGTTCCACGACTGGCGCTGGGGCGGCGACGGCAAGTGCAAGCTCGTCCCCTACGCCAAGCGCACCCCGCGCCTGGCCCGCACCCGCGCGTGGCACACCGACGTGCGCGGTGGCCTGCTGTTCGTCTGGCACGACCACGAGGGGAATCCGCCCTCGGACGAAGTTCGTATCCCAGAGATTCCAGAGGCGGCCAGCGACGACTGGACCGAGTGGCAGTGGAACTCGATGTTGATCGAGGGCAGCAACTGCCGCGAGATCATCGACAACGTCACCGACATGGCGCACTTCTTCTACATCCACTTCGGTCTGCCGACGTACTTCAAGAACGTCTTCGAGGGGCACATCGCCTCGCAGTACCTGCACAACGTGGGCCGTCAGGACATCGGCGGCATGGGGACCCAGTACGGCGAGTCGCACCTGGATTCCGAAGCGTCCTACTTCGGCCCGTCCTTCATGATCAACTGGCTGCACAACAACTACAGCGGTTACAAGGCCGAGTCGATCCTGATCAACTGCCACTACCCGGTCAGCCAGGACTCGTTCATGCTGCAGTGGGGCGTCATCGTCGAAAAGCCCAAGGGCATGGACGACAAGACCACCCAGAAGCTGGCCAACGCGATGACGGACGGCGTCAGCCAGGGCTTCCTGCAGGACGTGGAGATCTGGAAGCACAAGACCCGCATCGACAACCCGCTGCTGGTCGAGGAGGACGGCGCCGTCTACCAGATGCGCCGCTGGTACCAGCAGTTCTACGTCGATGTCGCGGACATCACGCCCGACATGACCGACCGGTTCGAGATGGAGATCGACACCACCGCGGCCAACGAGAAGTGGCACGTAGAGGTCGAGGAGAACCTGAAGCTCCAGGCCGAGCAGAAGTCGGCCGAAAAAGAAGCAGCGCAGTCAAGCTGA
- a CDS encoding TIGR03617 family F420-dependent LLM class oxidoreductase, producing MLVYLALDPREPLTATADYARRVERLGCDGLHVAETVHDSLAVSLLALEHTSHITVRTAVTLAFVRSPTLTAYTAWDLSVLSGGRFELGLGTQIKQNITDRYGMPWSDPIARLRDYVGALDALFDAFRTGGTVHFGSDNYRLTRMQPYFNPGPGDAVRPPIWLGAVNAGMCELAGGVASGIVTHSTNSDPEYLRDVVRPALARGAKTAGRADIPRIVASTAIATGRTDEAVAVERERQRRMLAFLYSTPAYATGLARRGLADLPERLRSLVRTELWGELPSVLTDSILDELLVCGRHDELPAMLKARFGDVADGIVLPPLGDGDDDQSLRACVAELQAAN from the coding sequence ATGTTGGTCTATCTGGCGCTCGACCCGCGTGAACCGCTGACCGCAACCGCGGACTACGCGCGGCGAGTCGAGCGGTTGGGCTGCGACGGCCTGCACGTCGCCGAGACCGTGCACGACTCCCTGGCAGTCTCCCTGCTGGCTCTGGAGCACACCTCGCACATCACCGTGCGCACCGCCGTGACACTGGCATTCGTGCGCAGCCCCACACTGACGGCGTACACGGCCTGGGATCTGTCGGTGCTGTCCGGCGGGCGATTCGAGCTGGGACTGGGCACCCAGATCAAGCAGAACATCACCGACCGCTACGGCATGCCGTGGAGCGATCCGATCGCCCGCCTGCGGGACTACGTGGGCGCCCTCGATGCCCTCTTCGATGCGTTCCGGACCGGCGGCACAGTGCATTTCGGGAGCGACAACTACCGGCTGACCCGGATGCAGCCCTACTTCAACCCCGGCCCCGGTGACGCCGTGCGTCCACCGATCTGGCTGGGCGCGGTGAACGCCGGCATGTGTGAACTCGCCGGCGGCGTCGCCAGTGGGATCGTCACGCACTCGACCAACTCCGATCCCGAATACCTGCGTGACGTGGTACGGCCGGCGTTGGCCCGTGGCGCGAAAACGGCAGGCAGGGCAGACATCCCGCGCATCGTCGCCTCAACGGCGATCGCCACCGGACGCACTGATGAGGCAGTGGCCGTAGAACGGGAACGGCAGCGCCGGATGCTGGCGTTCCTGTATTCGACGCCCGCGTACGCGACCGGTCTGGCCCGCCGCGGCCTGGCGGATCTCCCGGAGCGGCTGCGATCCCTGGTGCGGACCGAGCTGTGGGGCGAATTGCCCTCGGTGCTCACCGATTCCATCCTGGATGAGCTGCTGGTCTGCGGGCGTCACGACGAACTGCCCGCGATGCTCAAGGCCAGGTTCGGTGATGTCGCCGACGGCATCGTGCTGCCGCCGCTGGGCGACGGGGACGACGATCAGTCGTTGAGGGCCTGTGTGGCCGAACTGCAGGCGGCGAACTAG
- a CDS encoding sulfotransferase family protein: MSGAPRTNVGTIEDLHASAVKACGLEDFGGDDDNYLEALGVLLDSYQREADLTELGSKMQRFFTRNALVARLVSNAAFKQYPEHADVPIERPIFVTGLPRTGTTVIHRLLTADPSHQGLEMWLAEFPQPRPPRETWPDNPVFSALDARFKQAHEENPDYTGLHFMTADEVEECWQLLRQSLHSVSYETLAHVPTYAQWLSRQDWTKSYQRHRKNLQLIGLNEPEKRWVLKNPSHLFALDALFKVYPDALVVQCHRPAETILASMCSLSQHTTAGWSNTFTGEVIGQDALETWSRGLELFNAERAKHDPAQFCDVDYFEFIKDPVGAVEGIYGTFGLEFTDAARQAMTDSHAQTQQGPRAPKHTYSLADYGLTDEEVKERFKGL; the protein is encoded by the coding sequence ATGAGCGGCGCCCCGCGCACCAACGTGGGCACGATCGAGGATCTGCACGCCTCGGCGGTGAAGGCCTGCGGCCTGGAGGACTTCGGCGGTGACGACGACAACTATCTGGAAGCCCTTGGCGTGCTGCTGGATTCTTATCAGCGCGAGGCCGACCTGACCGAACTCGGCAGCAAGATGCAGCGGTTCTTCACCCGCAACGCGCTGGTGGCCCGGCTGGTGTCCAACGCCGCGTTCAAGCAGTATCCGGAGCATGCCGACGTGCCGATCGAGCGGCCGATCTTCGTCACGGGTCTGCCGCGCACCGGCACCACGGTGATCCACCGGCTGCTGACCGCGGACCCGTCGCACCAGGGACTCGAGATGTGGCTGGCGGAGTTCCCGCAGCCGCGGCCGCCCCGCGAAACCTGGCCGGACAACCCGGTGTTCAGTGCGCTCGATGCGCGGTTCAAGCAGGCGCACGAGGAGAATCCGGACTACACCGGGCTGCATTTCATGACCGCCGACGAGGTCGAGGAATGCTGGCAATTGCTGCGTCAGTCATTGCACTCGGTGTCCTACGAGACGTTGGCGCATGTACCCACCTACGCACAATGGCTGTCCCGTCAGGACTGGACCAAGTCCTACCAGCGGCACCGCAAGAACCTGCAGCTGATCGGCCTCAACGAGCCCGAAAAGCGCTGGGTGCTCAAGAACCCCAGCCACTTGTTCGCGTTGGACGCGCTGTTCAAGGTGTACCCGGATGCGCTGGTGGTCCAGTGCCACCGGCCGGCCGAGACGATCCTGGCCTCGATGTGTTCGCTGTCCCAGCACACCACGGCGGGCTGGTCGAACACCTTCACCGGCGAGGTGATCGGCCAGGACGCGCTGGAGACGTGGTCGCGCGGCCTTGAGCTGTTCAACGCCGAACGGGCCAAGCACGATCCGGCCCAGTTCTGCGACGTGGACTACTTCGAGTTCATCAAGGATCCGGTGGGTGCTGTCGAAGGCATCTACGGCACCTTCGGTCTGGAGTTCACCGACGCCGCACGGCAGGCGATGACCGACAGCCACGCCCAGACCCAGCAGGGGCCCCGGGCTCCGAAGCACACCTACTCGCTGGCCGACTACGGTTTGACCGACGAAGAGGTCAAGGAGCGGTTCAAGGGTCTGTGA
- a CDS encoding SDR family oxidoreductase yields the protein MALLENKVVVISGVGPGLGTTLARRCAENGADLVLAARTVERLEDVAKEVTALGRRALAVGTDITDEEQVANVVARTMEEYGKADVLINNAFRVPSMKPFANTTFEHMRDAIELTVFGALRMTQGFTPALEAAKGSVVNVNSMVVRHSQAKYGAYKMAKSALLSMSQTLATELGEKGIRVNSVLPGYIWGETLEGYFNHQAQKYGTTVEQIYNASAAGSDLKRLPTEDEVASAILFMASDLSSGITGQALDVNCGEYKA from the coding sequence ATGGCACTTCTGGAGAACAAGGTCGTCGTCATCAGCGGTGTCGGGCCCGGGCTCGGGACGACGCTGGCCCGCCGATGTGCGGAGAACGGCGCCGACCTGGTGTTGGCCGCCCGCACGGTGGAGCGGCTCGAGGACGTGGCCAAAGAGGTGACGGCACTGGGCCGTCGCGCCTTGGCAGTGGGCACCGACATCACCGACGAGGAACAGGTCGCCAACGTGGTGGCCCGCACGATGGAGGAGTACGGCAAGGCTGACGTGTTGATCAACAACGCGTTCCGGGTGCCGTCCATGAAGCCGTTCGCGAACACCACCTTCGAGCACATGCGGGATGCCATCGAGCTGACCGTGTTCGGCGCACTGCGCATGACCCAGGGCTTTACTCCCGCGCTGGAAGCAGCCAAAGGTTCAGTGGTGAATGTCAATTCGATGGTCGTGCGGCACTCGCAGGCCAAGTACGGCGCCTACAAGATGGCCAAGTCGGCCCTGCTGTCCATGTCGCAGACCCTCGCAACCGAGCTGGGGGAGAAGGGTATTCGGGTCAACTCCGTGTTGCCCGGCTACATCTGGGGAGAAACTCTGGAGGGTTACTTCAACCATCAGGCACAGAAGTACGGCACCACCGTGGAACAGATCTACAACGCGTCGGCGGCCGGGTCCGATCTCAAGCGGCTCCCGACCGAGGACGAGGTGGCCTCGGCCATCCTGTTCATGGCCAGCGATCTGTCCAGCGGCATCACCGGTCAGGCCCTCGATGTGAACTGCGGTGAATACAAGGCATGA
- a CDS encoding IclR family transcriptional regulator: MTDAEPAGRASPPTARVVAILDFLSRHPQERFGLSELTRRVGLSKPTCLGILTTLTESGYLVRETADNGKDKSYRLGPALIALGHMAQESMRVNPSARAELLALSATFDTSVGLSAVVDDRITVLELVGPVGRDPGVRVGESYPFAPPVGLMFVLWDDEALRAWLAKAPTVPLRTESARLHRVIENCRADGYLVERLTPGGRRLYALMAGMSSNLPDELRALLSELVSDIGERVYLADEGPGGPTPHDISVISAPVFDHYQRQIMAASLHIGTALTDKEITERARALVATADALTRQLGGTKPQR, from the coding sequence ATGACGGACGCCGAGCCGGCCGGCCGCGCCTCGCCGCCGACAGCCCGGGTGGTGGCCATCCTGGATTTTCTGTCCCGCCACCCACAGGAACGGTTCGGACTCTCGGAGCTGACGCGCCGGGTCGGGCTGAGCAAGCCCACCTGCCTGGGCATCCTGACCACGCTCACCGAATCGGGATACCTGGTGCGCGAAACCGCGGACAACGGTAAGGACAAGTCGTACCGCCTCGGCCCGGCGCTCATCGCGCTCGGGCACATGGCGCAGGAGTCGATGCGCGTCAACCCGTCGGCACGCGCCGAGTTGCTGGCTCTGTCAGCCACATTCGACACCTCGGTCGGCCTGTCCGCCGTGGTCGACGATCGGATCACGGTTCTGGAACTGGTCGGACCGGTGGGCCGCGACCCAGGAGTGCGGGTCGGGGAGAGCTATCCGTTCGCACCACCGGTCGGCCTGATGTTCGTGTTGTGGGACGACGAGGCACTGCGCGCCTGGCTGGCCAAGGCGCCTACCGTCCCACTGCGCACCGAATCGGCCCGGCTGCATCGGGTGATCGAAAACTGCCGTGCCGACGGATATCTCGTCGAGCGCCTGACCCCCGGCGGCCGCAGGCTCTACGCCCTGATGGCGGGGATGTCGAGCAATCTGCCCGACGAACTGCGGGCGCTTTTGAGCGAGCTGGTGTCCGATATCGGGGAGCGGGTGTACCTGGCCGACGAGGGTCCCGGCGGTCCCACCCCGCATGACATCAGCGTCATCTCCGCGCCGGTGTTCGACCACTATCAGCGTCAGATCATGGCGGCGTCACTGCACATCGGAACGGCCCTGACGGACAAGGAGATCACCGAACGCGCCCGCGCGCTGGTGGCGACCGCCGATGCGCTGACCAGACAGCTCGGCGGCACCAAGCCGCAACGCTGA
- a CDS encoding hemophore-related protein: protein MMKLSSATVAIAAGALTMSLSVGAGIASADPRLESAVNTTCSYSQVMGALNAQSPMAGASPAVQSVLQQFLDAPRDQRQRMAEGIAAQPANQPYLGLLQTVFDTCNNF, encoded by the coding sequence ATGATGAAGCTATCGTCGGCCACAGTGGCTATCGCCGCCGGCGCCTTGACAATGTCCCTGTCCGTCGGCGCCGGTATCGCGTCGGCGGATCCGAGGCTGGAATCAGCGGTCAACACCACGTGCAGTTATTCGCAGGTGATGGGGGCCCTGAACGCGCAGAGTCCGATGGCCGGGGCATCCCCGGCGGTGCAGTCGGTTCTGCAACAGTTCCTGGACGCGCCGCGCGATCAACGCCAGCGCATGGCCGAGGGCATCGCCGCCCAACCGGCCAATCAGCCCTACCTCGGGTTGCTGCAAACGGTGTTCGACACCTGCAACAACTTCTGA
- a CDS encoding MMPL/RND family transporter, translating into MIHRLAVLIILGWLVIVAVLTFAVPSLEHVGRQYSVSLVPQDAPSFQAAQRMGKTFGESDSDSVAMIVLESDQPLGDEAHRYYSDLIRQLKADTRHVQHVQDYWGDPLTAPAVQSADDKAVYVQLNLAGNQGESLANESVDAVRGIVDRTPPPPGLKAYVTGPAPLVSDMNHAGDKSIIKITVVSLVVILTMLLLVYRSIVTAVLLLVMVGIQVQAARGVVAFLGMHQVIGLSTFAVNLLVSLGIAVGTDYGIFFLGRYQEARQSGEDRDTAFYTTYRSVAKVVLGSGLTIAGAIFCLSFARLPYFQTMGVPTAVAMVVAVAVALTLIPATLVVGGRFGLFEPKRKIIVRRWRRLATAIVRWPAPILVTASVIALIGLLALPAYQTSYNDRLYVPGDIPGNIGYAAAERHFPQSRMTPDILMLEADHDMRTPADLLILNKVAKAVFAVQGISRVQAITRPEGNPIDRTSIPFLLSLQNANQEQVMPFQRNRMKDLLKQADDMTTMINITQRLYNVGLKMSNTTHQMTQDTRELAEVTDELRDHIADFDDFFRPIRNYFYWEPHCFDIPLCWSTRSLFDALDGVDAVSDGVMDLSRETDRLDVLMPQMIAQFPKMIDGMKSMRASILTMHSTMAGSLAMMDEVSEDATAMGQAFDAARNDDSFYLPPEVLENKDFKRAMNLFFSPDGKSVRFIISHRGDPATPEGISRVDAVQQAAEEALKLTPLESAKIYLTGTAPTFKDMRDGSTYDLLIAGVAALCLIFVIMLMVTRSLIAALVIVGTVALSLGAAFGLSVLIWQHILGINLHWLVLAMSVIVLLAVGSDYNLLLVSRMKEEIGAGINTGIIRAMGGSGKVVTAAGLVFAFTMMSMVASDLRIIGQVGSTIGIGLLLDTLVVRALMTPSIAALLGRWFWWPQQVRQRPASMLLRDTAPRPVVRSLLLPSDER; encoded by the coding sequence ATGATCCACCGCCTGGCGGTGCTGATCATCCTCGGCTGGCTCGTTATCGTCGCGGTACTGACCTTCGCCGTTCCCTCGCTCGAACATGTGGGGCGGCAGTATTCGGTCTCGCTGGTACCCCAGGACGCCCCGTCGTTCCAAGCGGCGCAACGCATGGGCAAGACCTTCGGGGAATCTGATTCGGACAGCGTGGCAATGATCGTCCTGGAGAGCGACCAACCGCTCGGGGATGAAGCGCACCGCTACTACAGCGATTTGATCCGGCAGTTGAAGGCCGATACCCGGCATGTGCAGCACGTGCAGGATTACTGGGGTGATCCGCTCACGGCGCCCGCAGTCCAGAGCGCCGACGACAAAGCTGTTTATGTCCAGCTGAATCTTGCTGGTAATCAAGGCGAATCGCTGGCGAACGAGTCCGTGGACGCCGTCCGGGGAATCGTGGACCGGACACCGCCGCCCCCGGGGCTGAAGGCCTACGTCACGGGCCCCGCGCCATTGGTTTCGGATATGAACCACGCAGGCGACAAGTCCATCATCAAGATCACCGTGGTCTCGCTGGTGGTCATCCTGACGATGCTGCTCCTCGTCTACCGTTCGATCGTCACTGCGGTCCTTCTCCTGGTCATGGTGGGGATCCAGGTGCAGGCGGCTCGTGGAGTGGTGGCATTCCTGGGCATGCACCAGGTCATCGGGTTGTCGACGTTCGCGGTCAACCTGCTGGTGTCGCTCGGCATCGCGGTGGGAACCGACTATGGCATCTTTTTCCTCGGGCGGTATCAGGAGGCGCGACAGTCCGGTGAGGACCGGGACACCGCCTTCTACACCACGTATCGAAGTGTGGCCAAGGTGGTTCTGGGCTCGGGCCTGACCATTGCCGGGGCAATCTTCTGCCTCAGTTTCGCTCGACTGCCGTACTTCCAGACGATGGGTGTTCCCACCGCCGTGGCGATGGTCGTCGCGGTCGCGGTGGCGCTCACGCTGATTCCGGCCACACTCGTGGTGGGCGGTCGGTTCGGGCTGTTCGAGCCCAAGCGCAAGATCATCGTCCGGCGGTGGCGTCGGTTGGCGACGGCGATCGTCCGGTGGCCGGCACCCATCCTTGTCACGGCCAGTGTGATCGCGCTCATCGGTTTGTTGGCGCTCCCGGCCTATCAGACCAGCTACAACGATCGCCTTTATGTGCCGGGCGACATTCCCGGCAATATCGGATATGCGGCCGCCGAGCGGCACTTTCCGCAGTCCCGCATGACCCCCGACATCCTCATGCTCGAGGCCGACCACGATATGCGTACTCCGGCAGACCTACTGATATTGAACAAGGTGGCCAAGGCGGTTTTTGCGGTCCAGGGCATATCGCGGGTGCAGGCGATAACGCGGCCCGAGGGCAACCCGATCGATCGGACGTCGATACCGTTCCTGCTCAGCCTGCAGAATGCCAACCAGGAGCAGGTCATGCCGTTCCAGCGGAATCGCATGAAAGACCTGTTGAAGCAGGCTGACGATATGACCACGATGATCAATATCACGCAGCGTCTTTACAACGTCGGTCTCAAGATGAGCAACACGACTCACCAGATGACGCAGGACACGCGTGAATTGGCAGAGGTCACCGATGAGCTGCGCGACCACATCGCTGATTTCGACGATTTCTTCCGGCCCATTCGAAATTACTTCTACTGGGAGCCGCACTGCTTCGACATTCCGCTCTGTTGGTCGACAAGATCTCTGTTCGACGCACTCGACGGCGTCGATGCGGTTTCCGACGGAGTGATGGATCTCAGTCGGGAGACCGATCGACTCGATGTGCTCATGCCCCAGATGATCGCCCAGTTCCCGAAGATGATCGACGGCATGAAGTCGATGCGGGCCTCCATTCTCACGATGCACAGCACCATGGCCGGTTCCCTCGCCATGATGGACGAGGTGAGTGAGGACGCCACTGCGATGGGGCAGGCGTTCGACGCAGCGCGAAACGACGACTCGTTCTACCTCCCGCCCGAAGTGTTGGAGAACAAGGACTTCAAACGCGCGATGAACCTGTTCTTCTCGCCGGACGGGAAGTCGGTCCGTTTCATCATTTCGCACCGGGGCGATCCCGCGACGCCCGAAGGCATTTCACGGGTCGACGCGGTGCAGCAGGCGGCCGAGGAGGCGCTCAAACTGACTCCCCTGGAGAGCGCCAAGATCTACTTGACCGGTACCGCCCCGACGTTCAAGGACATGCGCGACGGCTCGACATACGACCTGTTGATCGCGGGGGTTGCCGCGCTCTGCCTGATTTTCGTCATCATGCTGATGGTCACGCGAAGCCTGATCGCCGCTCTGGTCATCGTCGGCACCGTGGCGCTGTCACTCGGCGCGGCGTTCGGTCTCTCGGTCCTCATCTGGCAGCACATTCTGGGCATCAACCTGCATTGGCTCGTGCTCGCGATGTCCGTGATCGTTCTCCTGGCGGTCGGCTCTGACTACAACCTGCTGCTGGTGTCCCGGATGAAGGAAGAGATCGGGGCGGGGATCAACACCGGCATCATCCGGGCCATGGGCGGTAGCGGAAAGGTCGTGACCGCGGCGGGCCTGGTGTTCGCGTTCACCATGATGTCGATGGTGGCCAGCGATCTGCGAATTATCGGCCAGGTGGGCTCCACGATCGGTATCGGGCTGCTGTTGGACACTCTGGTTGTCCGCGCCCTCATGACGCCGTCCATTGCCGCGCTGCTGGGACGCTGGTTCTGGTGGCCGCAGCAGGTGCGCCAGCGGCCCGCCAGCATGCTGTTGCGCGATACGGCTCCCCGCCCGGTGGTCCGGTCCCTGCTGTTGCCGTCGGACGAGCGCTGA